Within the Halobaculum limi genome, the region TGCCGTCGCGCGGAGTATCACCGGCGCGAGCGAACTCCGCGAGACGGCTGGCGGCGACGAGACCATCCGGGTTCGCTCGGGCGGCGATGCGGTGCCCCTACGCGAGCAGACCGAGGCCGCCGTCGGGCGTGTCGAGACGGACGAAGCCGGCGAGGGCGTCGCCTTCCACTCCGTGCGGGCGTACCAGCAGGGCGACCCCGTCAAACGGGTCGACTGGCGACGCTTCGCCCGAACCGGGGAACTGTCGACCGTCGAGTACCGCGAGGAACGAGCGGCGACGGTCGTCCTCGTCGTCGACGCACGCGAGGAGAGTCGTCGCGTCCGACGGGCGGGCGAGTCCGACACCGGTCGACTGAGCCGCGACGCGGCCGTCGAACTCGCGCGGGAACTGCTCTCGCGCAACGACGCCGTCGGCGTCGCCATCTGGGGGGAGGAGGGCGGCTACCTCCCACCGAGTCGCGACCGCGAGGTAGCAGGCCGCGCCATCGAGCGACTACTGGAGACGCCGACCGAGATTCCGTCGGAACTCGACCTCCGCATCCGGGGGCTGTGGGACCCGAACACGCTCACGCGGCACCTGCCGACGAACGCGCAGGTCGTGTGCTGCACGCCGCTGGCCGACGACCGACCCGTCGAGGCCGCTGAGACCTGGGTCGCCAACGGTCACGCCGTGACCGTCGTCTCGCCAGATCCCACGGGCGACACCCACGGCGGGCGCGTCGCCGCCCGCGAGCGTCGCCACCGGGCGCGAGAACTCCGCGGGTTCGGCGCACGGGTGGCCGACTGGTCGCCCGACGAACCGCTGGCGACTGCGGTCGAACGCGCGGGGGTGCGGTGGCAATGACCGCTCCCGTTCGCCCGCCGGAGTCGTCGCCGTCACCGACCGGGAGCGGCATCGCGTTCGCTTCCCTCGTCGTCGCTGGCGTCTCGCTGGCGGCGTCGGTCGATCCGGTCGTCGCGGCGAGCGTCGTCGTCTCGGCAGTCGGCGGCGGCCTGCTGTGGGCGTCGCTGCGCGGCCTCCGTGGAGACGCCCGGTCGACCGCGCTCGGCGGCGTCGGTGTTGCCGTCGCGACGTTTCTCCTGCCGGGCGGCCCGGCGCTGCTGCTGGCGCTGGGCGGCGGCTACGCCGCGTCCGCACTCGTGGCGTGTAGCGCCGTCGCGTTCCTCCTCGTCGCCTGTGAGGGTGCTGTCGGCCTCCGAACGGCGGCGACGACGCTTCGCACGCCGCTCGCAGTCGCGGCGGCCGCGCCCATCGCGACGCTGGTGGTGCTCGCACCCACGATGTCGCTGGGCGGAGCGGCGCTCAACTCGGTGGCCGTCGCCTTCGGTCGACTGCTCGGCGGGTCGCTCGTCGTCGTCATCGTCGTCCTCCAGGTCGCCGGACTGGCGGCCGCGCTGTTGCTCCCGCACGCGACTGCGACGCTGGAGCGACTGCTCGGACCAGACCGCTATCAGCCGCCTGCGGTCGTCCGCGCCGCCGCGCTCCGCCCGACCGACGTGCCGAAGTGGTACTGGGTCGCGCTGTTGGCGCAGGCCGCGTTCGCACCCGGAATTCGAGTCCCCGCAGTCACGGTACTGTACACGGTTCCGACCGTCGGCCCGATGTTCCGCGTACTCCTTGACGGCGGCCTACTCGCGGGAAGCGCGATGCTCGTCGCTGGCAGCCTCGCGCTGGTCGTCCTCGGCGGGATGGTGCAGTCGGCCGTCGTCCGCGCCGTCGGCGAAGACCCCGCACAGCGAGTGCTGACGGCCGCGCCAGCGGTGCTCGGCGTGGCGACACTGCTCGTCACGGCGCTCGTGGAGGCGGTCGGCGCGGGCGGGCCGACGCTCGCGGGCACCGGCATCAGCCTCGCGTACACGGGCTGGCTGTTCGTCGCTGGTGCACCCATCGCCGCATTCGTGACGGTGCAGGTCGTCGCGACGCTGACCGGCGACGCCGCCTTCGACGGCCTCGTCCCCGACCACGGCCCCGGGTTCGCGCTCGCGGCCACCGCGGGGGTCGGGGCTGCTGTCGCCGGGAGCGTCGCGGGCGCGAACCCGATAGCGGTCGTCGGAGCCGTCGCCCTCGCACTCGTCGCGTGGGGAACGGGCGAACACGCCGCCGGCCTCGGCAGGCAACTGGGGAGAGACGCCGACACGACGACCGTCGAGTACGTCCGCGCGACGGGACTCCTCGCGGTCGGTGCGGCCGCGACGCTCGGCTGTGCGGCGCTGGCGTATCTCGGTCCACCGCTGTCGGTCGGTGGCGACCGGGCGCTCGTGGCACTCGCGTTCCTCTTGGTAGCACTGGTGACACTCACCGCGCGACTCGGGTTCGCCACCGAGTGACTGACGACCCGTCCAAGGGGTACGTTCATACGGTCGGGCGATGCACCACCTGTCGTGCGACTGATCCACCGCTCGGGTGCCATCCATCCCGAGGAGGGTGAGCCGACGGCCCCCCGAGCGCACGTGTTGGCCTCGGAGGTAGAGGTGGCCGACTCGGTGTTCTCACAGATGCGTGGGCTGATGTTCCGCCGCTCGATTCCCGACGACTACGGCCTCCTGTTTAGCTTCGACACCGCGGAGTCGCGGAGCCTCCACATGCTGTTCGTCCCGTTCCCCATCGACGCAATCTGGCTGGTCGACGGCGAGGTGACGAAGGTGAAGCGCCTGCGCCCGTGGGTCGGTCTCGGCTGGGGAACCGCAGACACCATCATCGAACTCCCCGCGGGCGCGGCCGACGAGGTCGAACCGGGCGACAAAATCGAAGTCGAATCATAGCCGAAGCGTAGCCGAACCCGACCGGCGACGCAGTCGGCGGGTAGCGTTATGTCGAATCCCCACGTAGCCGACAGTATGCGCCGGGCGACGCTCGCAGGAGCACTCCTCGCCGGGAAAGGTCTCGACGCCGTCTCGACGGTCGTCGTCCTCCACCTCTCAGACTCCGTCCGCGAGTCAGTGCCGCTGTCGCGGGCGCTGATGGCGTGGTTCGGCCCCGTCGGCGGGATGGCACTCCTCACAGTCATCACGCTGGTCGTCGTCGGCCTCCTCGCGGAGTCGGGCGTCATCATCGACCGCCTCGCCGACGGCGACACCCCCGACTGGTACGTCCCTCGCCTCCGCGCAACCGTGTACCTCGGCTGTGCGACGTGGTTCGGTCTGATCGGCCTGTGGAACTTCTCACACCTCTTGTAGCCTGTCACGTCGCCAGCGGCCCGCTGTCACGGTTCCTGAGGTATTTATCGGATGCGACCCTACCGACGGTCGTGAGCTACGTCGTCGAGGTGAAACCGTCCGCCCGGAAGGCCAACGCCGCCGTCGGCCACGCCGTCCTCCACGAGGGCGTCCGCCGCGAGTTCGGCGACCGCTCGGCGGCGGAGGCGTGGGCCGACGGCCTCTCGACGGGCGCAGACCGGCCGGTGTGGATCCACGCCGCCCACCCCGCCGACCGCAGCGACGTGGACGGCTATCTCGTCTCCCGCCAGCGGCAACTCCTCAACCTCGACGGCGCGTACGACAAGCGCCGCCGTCGCCTCCGCGGCGACGAGGGCAGCACGCCCGGCACGCTCGAAGCCTACACCGACGGCGGAGAGTAGATCCGAGCGAGGATCGATACGAGCATAAAACGCTTGCGCGGTCGGATTCCAACGTGACGCACAACCGAGCAGTCCTTACCACGGATCCGGACGAACGACTGGACGAGATGGTAGCAACTGGCGACGACGCGCCGACGTTCACCGCGACGTACAAGGGCAGCGACCACGAGACGTTCGACCTCGCGGAGCACCTCGGGGACGGGCCCGTCGTGCTCGCGTTCTTCCCGGGGGCGTTCACGCCGCCGTGTTCCAACGAGATGGTGGCGTTGCAGGAGCACCACGACCGCTTCGCTGACGCGGGCGCGACGCTGTTCGGCGTCAGCGCCGACTCGGCGTTCTCGCTGGGCGCGTTCGCAGATACGTACGACCTGGAGTTCGACCTCGTCAGCGACATGCCCGGCGACGCCATCGAAGCGTACGGCCTGACGATGGACATCCCCGACCTGGGGCTGTACGACGTCGCCAACCGCGCGGTGTTCGTCGTCGACAGCGACGGGCAGGTGACGTACTCGTGGGTCGCCGACGACCCGACGAACGAACCCGACTACGAGGACCTGATCGAGGCGGCCGCGTCGGCGTAACCGGGCGTCCCGCGCAGGGCGGCGCTACACCGACGACTGAAGCCGGGGCGTATCGCTCAGCAGGCGCGTGAGAGGAGACGTGCGGGCGTATGGAGCAGCCACACCGACAGGTGCGCTGGTGACGAGATAGTCAGTCGCCGCGCTCCGACTGGTCTTAGCCGGGGTCGCGAGCGGTCAACAACCCTTCTGCCATCAGTCGCCGAGCGATCACGACGAGTCCGTTCTCGAACCCGTCGCCGAAGACTGCTCGTTCCTCGTGGGTGTCTGGCACGATCGAACTCACGAGGATCGTCCCGCGGTCGACCAGAAGGAGTCGGCCGATCGCCGTGTCGTCGTCGCTGGGCTCCGCGGCCTGGAGCCACCCCAGCCCGGACGTGAACGTCGTGGCCGCCGGCACGGCCGCCTCGATTCGCTCTCGAAGTGGCTCGGTAAGCGCGCCGATGAGCACGTCGACCCCGCCACCGACGTCGTTGAGGGTGGCGACGAGGTCATCGGTCAGCAGTGACTCGTCGCCCACTACCAAGACGACTTCCTCCGTCGCTTGCTCGACGAGTTGGTTCGTCCGGTTTTTGATCGCGCCGCGTCCGAACATCGACCACACCTCCTGAACGGGGGTGTCCTCGGCCTCGTCGATCACCTCGATCGAGTCCAGCGCACGGTGGAGACGGTCGATTCGGTCCTCGTACTGGTCGCGCAGGGTGTCGGTCGCCTCCTCGAGTGGAACCGCCCGGAACTGCTGCGGACTCGAGTGCTGTATCTCGACCAGGCCGTGTG harbors:
- a CDS encoding DUF58 domain-containing protein, translating into MSVRTRSRWVPGLLVALVCAVSGVALADPVVFLASGVGLAFVAYGAVAGDPSPESLVVERSIDEVEPRAGDAVSVTVEATNVGQGYLPDVRVVDGVPDGVAVVDGSPRAGGVLAPGESLEATYSVSARRGTHAFGEAVAVARSITGASELRETAGGDETIRVRSGGDAVPLREQTEAAVGRVETDEAGEGVAFHSVRAYQQGDPVKRVDWRRFARTGELSTVEYREERAATVVLVVDAREESRRVRRAGESDTGRLSRDAAVELARELLSRNDAVGVAIWGEEGGYLPPSRDREVAGRAIERLLETPTEIPSELDLRIRGLWDPNTLTRHLPTNAQVVCCTPLADDRPVEAAETWVANGHAVTVVSPDPTGDTHGGRVAARERRHRARELRGFGARVADWSPDEPLATAVERAGVRWQ
- a CDS encoding DUF7519 family protein, encoding MTAPVRPPESSPSPTGSGIAFASLVVAGVSLAASVDPVVAASVVVSAVGGGLLWASLRGLRGDARSTALGGVGVAVATFLLPGGPALLLALGGGYAASALVACSAVAFLLVACEGAVGLRTAATTLRTPLAVAAAAPIATLVVLAPTMSLGGAALNSVAVAFGRLLGGSLVVVIVVLQVAGLAAALLLPHATATLERLLGPDRYQPPAVVRAAALRPTDVPKWYWVALLAQAAFAPGIRVPAVTVLYTVPTVGPMFRVLLDGGLLAGSAMLVAGSLALVVLGGMVQSAVVRAVGEDPAQRVLTAAPAVLGVATLLVTALVEAVGAGGPTLAGTGISLAYTGWLFVAGAPIAAFVTVQVVATLTGDAAFDGLVPDHGPGFALAATAGVGAAVAGSVAGANPIAVVGAVALALVAWGTGEHAAGLGRQLGRDADTTTVEYVRATGLLAVGAAATLGCAALAYLGPPLSVGGDRALVALAFLLVALVTLTARLGFATE
- a CDS encoding DUF192 domain-containing protein, with amino-acid sequence MRLIHRSGAIHPEEGEPTAPRAHVLASEVEVADSVFSQMRGLMFRRSIPDDYGLLFSFDTAESRSLHMLFVPFPIDAIWLVDGEVTKVKRLRPWVGLGWGTADTIIELPAGAADEVEPGDKIEVES
- a CDS encoding redoxin domain-containing protein — its product is MVATGDDAPTFTATYKGSDHETFDLAEHLGDGPVVLAFFPGAFTPPCSNEMVALQEHHDRFADAGATLFGVSADSAFSLGAFADTYDLEFDLVSDMPGDAIEAYGLTMDIPDLGLYDVANRAVFVVDSDGQVTYSWVADDPTNEPDYEDLIEAAASA
- a CDS encoding TrmB family transcriptional regulator; its protein translation is MDTTDSLEDAIEVLQQLGLKEYEARCFVGLSRLHTGTAKRLSEMTEVPRTRVYDAIRVLEAHGLVEIQHSSPQQFRAVPLEEATDTLRDQYEDRIDRLHRALDSIEVIDEAEDTPVQEVWSMFGRGAIKNRTNQLVEQATEEVVLVVGDESLLTDDLVATLNDVGGGVDVLIGALTEPLRERIEAAVPAATTFTSGLGWLQAAEPSDDDTAIGRLLLVDRGTILVSSIVPDTHEERAVFGDGFENGLVVIARRLMAEGLLTARDPG